In Megalobrama amblycephala isolate DHTTF-2021 linkage group LG9, ASM1881202v1, whole genome shotgun sequence, the sequence agaaaatataattaattttctatttgacatttgaaattattactttttcatCCTACATTTCACCTTGCATTTcagcttatttgcatattttccATCAAATCATTTCGTGAGTTGCGATATGTGGTTTGTCTGCCAGCAGAGCATCTCAGAAGCCTGTAATTATCATTAATTATGTGCAAGTGTGCGCATGCTCAAAATCATTACAGTAAAATTGTTGAGTATGTGGCTTGGAGGTGTAATACGAGTCATGCATTTATTTGGGGCTGCCATTTTAGTTAACTGGCAGAGAGTATTTATCTGCTTATCTTGGTTTTTCATCGTATTTGGTGTCATGATGAACAGTATCAAAGAAATAATATACAAAGAAATTGTTTCTTAAATTGCTCACACTGCTAGACAAATCTCATTGTCCAACTGATTTCTCTGTGCAGAGGTGAACATGGAAGTGAGCCATTCGATTCGTGAACGCACCATCGCCGAGAACAGCCTGGTGATTCTCCTGCAGGGCCTGCATGGTCATGTGACCACCGTTGACCTGCGAGACGAGAGCACGGCCAGAGGACGCGTTATTAATGTGGACGCTTTCATGAACATCCGGCTGGAGAAGGTTCTGTACAGGGACAGACATGGACGCATGTCCAGTATGGACGACCTGTTTGTCACTGGCCGAAATGTTCGCTACGTCCACATCCCAGACCACATGAACATTATAGAGACAATAGAGGCCCAGCTCGCCAAAATACACCGCGTGCGAAACTTTGGAGCAGGCGGTGGACGGAAAGAA encodes:
- the lsm10 gene encoding U7 snRNA-associated Sm-like protein LSm10 isoform X1, with translation MSFKEVNMEVSHSIRERTIAENSLVILLQGLHGHVTTVDLRDESTARGRVINVDAFMNIRLEKVLYRDRHGRMSSMDDLFVTGRNVRYVHIPDHMNIIETIEAQLAKIHRVRNFGAGGGRKEYSKKK
- the lsm10 gene encoding U7 snRNA-associated Sm-like protein LSm10 isoform X2, translating into MEVSHSIRERTIAENSLVILLQGLHGHVTTVDLRDESTARGRVINVDAFMNIRLEKVLYRDRHGRMSSMDDLFVTGRNVRYVHIPDHMNIIETIEAQLAKIHRVRNFGAGGGRKEYSKKK